DNA from Carassius gibelio isolate Cgi1373 ecotype wild population from Czech Republic chromosome B8, carGib1.2-hapl.c, whole genome shotgun sequence:
AAATGAGTTCAGTTATCATTAACATGCACATGGGTAAACGttctttattatttttccatAAAGTCCTCATTCCTGACCTATATATAGACCATCATCTGTTTTAACCCCTTATGGTTTAGTTGTAGTTTGTATCAGTTGTGAGGTGATGCCGAAATCATGTGGGCCACTCGTGCAGCGGATGCATTCCCCATGATGCCTGAGGTCACTGTTTGTGTCCGAGTTACACACCCAGCACAGCACATCACTGTCCCAAACAGACACTTAAAAGGAAATCTGCTCCAGGAGCGTTATCACAGACGAGGTGTTGGAATGCACTTCACACAGTTTACAGAGGATGAGCTCCTGACAGTCAACTGTCCCTATATAAGAGCCAAGCAGACAGACGGCCAGCTCAGAGAGGAAGAGCCCGCAGCCCGCAGACAGAGATGATCAGAGGACTTATTCTCACAGGACTACTGGTCCTGCTTCGGCACCAGATGGATGTACACGCGCACATGTTGAGCAGACACAGTCCCGTCACCAACATGGCCAAGCTGAAGGTATGTCTGCTTTGAATgcttcaaataaagaaataactatATATAGAAACTCGCAGTTAAACTAGAACATTTGGATCTGTTTACTCTAGGAACTGTGATAAAAAGTGGTAACTTGCATGCCTTTTCTACTTCACTTAACACAAAAAAGTGAAAGTAATGTAGGTTGGTTGACTGAATGTTAAAGAGATGGTctacccataaatgaaaattaaagttGTTCCAAATTCTTCTGATGAACAAAGGAGATATTTCAAAGAATGTGGGTAGCCAAACACTTGctggcacccattgacttccatagtattatggggaccagaaactgttcggttacccacattcttcgaAATCCTTTTAattttcaacagaaaaaaagataatcaggtttggaacaacctggTGGAGAGCAAATGCTGACcggaatttcatttttgggtgaactttccctttaaataatatttttagactTATGCTACCATTTTTGGTCCTTTTTCACACTGTTAATTTCATCAAGGCCTTAAACCGAATGATATTTAATGCAATCCAAACAGGAAAAAACGATTATATAATTGAGCATGCAAAGGATACTACAAGCATAGTAAATTAGTGTTAAAAGAAACCATTTCAACAGGATGTCTAGGTTGACTCTGTTCTGGTCTCCAGAGCTTGCTGCAGCAGTTTGAGGAGGCCCTGGCCGCAGAAGAGGCTCCTGAGAGAGCCGTCGATTATGAGGACAGCAACACGGCGCTGGAGCAGAGCCCGGCTTCTGCGTCCTgggacagagacagagaggaggACAGCAACCCCTCGGATGGTTTAGAGACACAGAGAAAGCACCTCATAGATCTCCTCATGTCAACCCGGAGCAAAAGCCTGTCTGGCTGTTTCGGGGGACGGCTGGACCGCATAGGGTCCTCCAGCACCCTTGGGTGCAACTCTCAAAAAGGTTAGCTATGATGAGTGATACAGTGACACTGAGATtgcaatatatatttatgatatataaatTATTCTACATGTGGGCAGTTATCCATGAAGCTTTTAGGTAAAATGTACATGTATCTAAGAGAGGGAAAATATCCCAATAAATCTAAGCTAAGGTTTTGTAACTTTCACCGTTTGTTCCTCCAGTTTTTATTTACCTTTGTCTTTACAAGTAATTTTACATAGTTCTGTGTGTCAAATGAACTCAAATATCACGTTAactgtgagggggaaaaaaacgaaagaaaaaaaaatgttgaaaatgtaaaagataCTGGTGATTTTCTGTCAGGATATTATCTAGGCCTCATTAGTTAATGCAAGAACTAAgcttaactaacaatgagcaatgcatttattacagtattgatATCAcagttagataataaaaatacaactgttcattgttagttcatgatgaCTTATGTCCATTAgattatattaacaaatataacttttgattttaataatgtaaaatataacattGTTTTCATGTTAACAGAACCTTATTTTGAAGTGCTGCctataaaacacaatataatctgttattcaaaatgttttgagaaaaaaaaaaaaaaaaaaaaaacacctgtgaaaaataAACAGGGAACATGTATTTATGTTAACATATTAACAGCACATCGGGCTTTCATATGTTATGATATAATAACATTGGGCCTTTTGTAGTATAAACATCAGTGTAGTATAAATATGAGCTCATAAAATGGCATGCATGTAATTATGgtcgacacagaaaacacatttctaGAGTAGAAAACGAAGATGaacttaaaatgttacaaaatacatGTTAAACGGAAACTGTGTggaaatgaatgtaacatggaaATTAAACCAGCAAGACTTTGTCTATATTTTGCAATGCCTGTTGTGCTTTGTCATCTGATGGTTCATATTTGTTTGATGTATTTATTATGTGCAAGTAGTTGAGTGCTAATAAGTttgtataaatgcaatatat
Protein-coding regions in this window:
- the LOC127963078 gene encoding natriuretic peptides A-like, whose translation is MIRGLILTGLLVLLRHQMDVHAHMLSRHSPVTNMAKLKSLLQQFEEALAAEEAPERAVDYEDSNTALEQSPASASWDRDREEDSNPSDGLETQRKHLIDLLMSTRSKSLSGCFGGRLDRIGSSSTLGCNSQKG